The following proteins are co-located in the Candidatus Krumholzibacteriia bacterium genome:
- a CDS encoding YicC/YloC family endoribonuclease, translating to MIRSMTGFGSATVQEEGLEIQAEIRSVNNRFFDFQPRLPRELGFLEAEILEKTRRSLGRGRVTVTLSLESRGSSSLPELNEEALAHYHEQIRKIRSMGRELAVDHLGASFLQLPGLFLDSDGNQDADRLRSLALRALDESIADILSMKEKEGAALSDDLLSCLDRIEESLQRIRKATPQMKASLAANLRKRLEDLLDDLPVDPQRLAQEAAILVDKADVSEEITRLDSHLEQFRESIHAGGEVSKKLGFLIQEILRESNTIGSKSQDLEITRDVLLIKEETEKLREQILNLE from the coding sequence GTGATTCGAAGCATGACCGGATTTGGCAGCGCCACGGTGCAGGAAGAGGGTCTGGAAATCCAGGCGGAGATCCGCTCGGTCAACAACCGCTTTTTCGACTTCCAGCCCCGTCTTCCCCGCGAACTGGGTTTTCTGGAGGCGGAGATTCTGGAAAAGACTCGCCGGAGTTTGGGCCGTGGCCGGGTAACGGTGACCCTTTCCCTGGAAAGCCGGGGTTCTTCCTCCCTGCCCGAACTGAACGAAGAGGCTCTTGCGCATTATCACGAGCAGATCCGAAAGATCCGATCTATGGGACGGGAATTGGCCGTGGATCATCTCGGCGCTTCCTTTCTTCAGCTCCCCGGTCTCTTCCTTGATTCCGACGGGAACCAGGATGCTGACCGGCTTCGCAGCCTTGCGCTCCGCGCTCTCGATGAGTCCATCGCCGATATTCTGTCCATGAAGGAAAAAGAGGGCGCTGCCCTTTCCGACGATCTTCTGTCCTGTCTGGATCGAATCGAGGAGAGCCTGCAACGCATCCGCAAGGCGACCCCGCAGATGAAGGCCTCTTTGGCCGCGAACCTCCGCAAACGCCTGGAGGATTTGCTGGACGATCTTCCCGTCGATCCCCAGCGTCTGGCCCAGGAGGCGGCCATCCTGGTGGACAAGGCCGATGTCAGCGAGGAAATCACGCGCCTGGATTCCCATCTCGAGCAGTTCCGCGAGTCGATCCATGCCGGTGGAGAGGTCAGCAAGAAGCTGGGTTTTCTGATTCAGGAGATTCTCCGCGAAAGTAATACCATCGGATCCAAGAGTCAGGATCTGGAAATTACACGCGATGTTTTGTTGATTAAGGAGGAAACAGAAAAACTCCGGGAGCAGATTCTGAACCTGGAGTAG
- a CDS encoding VCBS repeat-containing protein, whose protein sequence is MKAIALIPFLLISYSASAQNWVNQSYPWAFVEHHRDAEMIDDTRDAFVYGTDRGMLFFMERDRMTGKLSMKHQREVWAPVKEIRLAECTGDSRYELVVSTRQGDLFVINKDTRKDLWRTPEGYFETISCFTVFDADGDKKPEILLIADGKLVIMSGDTETEEYRSGEDYAGTRIAVADVDKDGDAEIVLNSGLVLDAKFRQLEWDFGESFGEEMDLFDIDGDGIVEIVGSDASGSLQIIDADDRKVKWE, encoded by the coding sequence ATGAAAGCAATCGCCCTGATTCCGTTTCTCCTGATTTCCTATTCTGCGAGCGCCCAGAACTGGGTGAACCAGTCCTACCCCTGGGCCTTTGTGGAACATCATCGGGACGCGGAGATGATTGACGACACAAGGGATGCCTTCGTCTATGGAACTGACCGGGGAATGCTCTTCTTCATGGAGCGGGACCGGATGACCGGCAAGCTCAGCATGAAGCATCAAAGAGAAGTTTGGGCGCCGGTCAAGGAGATCCGCCTGGCAGAATGCACCGGCGACTCCCGCTATGAGCTGGTCGTGAGCACGCGGCAGGGCGACCTCTTTGTCATCAACAAGGACACACGCAAGGATCTCTGGAGAACTCCGGAAGGCTATTTCGAAACCATTTCCTGTTTCACGGTTTTTGACGCAGACGGGGACAAGAAGCCGGAGATCCTGCTCATTGCCGATGGCAAGCTGGTCATCATGAGCGGGGACACCGAAACGGAGGAATACCGCAGCGGTGAGGACTATGCCGGCACGCGCATTGCCGTGGCCGATGTGGACAAGGACGGGGACGCGGAAATCGTGCTGAACAGCGGGCTGGTTCTTGATGCCAAGTTCCGGCAACTCGAATGGGATTTCGGGGAGAGCTTCGGAGAGGAAATGGACCTCTTCGACATCGATGGAGACGGGATCGTGGAAATCGTGGGAAGTGACGCTTCCGGCTCGCTTCAGATTATCGATGCCGATGACCGCAAGGTGAAGTGGGAGTAG